The Buttiauxella selenatireducens genome has a window encoding:
- a CDS encoding MipA/OmpV family protein produces the protein MSNFKIIALGGLIASTFSVAQAADGPWSLGAAALVTPNMYKGEQDRLYPVPMIGYEGESVYLRGLTAGYYLWNDQADKLSIITYFSPIFFRAKDSDSKSMRQLENRHATLMAGLSYVHNTQYGFLRTVLAGDTLGNSNGVTWDTAWLYRYNSDRLTMTPGIGITWSSENQNQYYYGISKSESQRSGLDSYDPESSWSPYVELSVNYKLTDSWNVFGMGRYVHLANEVTNSPMIDKEWTGILMTGITYSF, from the coding sequence GTGAGCAATTTCAAAATTATTGCATTGGGGGGACTCATTGCTTCCACTTTTTCTGTAGCACAGGCTGCGGATGGTCCCTGGTCGTTAGGAGCAGCAGCTCTGGTGACACCTAACATGTACAAAGGCGAACAAGACCGTTTGTACCCTGTTCCGATGATAGGTTACGAAGGGGAGAGTGTTTACCTGCGCGGGTTAACCGCAGGTTACTACCTGTGGAATGACCAGGCTGACAAGCTTTCCATTATTACCTACTTTTCACCGATCTTTTTCCGTGCGAAAGACAGTGACTCAAAGAGTATGCGTCAGTTAGAAAATCGCCATGCGACTCTGATGGCGGGGCTTTCCTACGTGCATAACACGCAGTATGGTTTCTTACGTACCGTGCTGGCGGGTGACACGCTGGGCAATAGCAACGGCGTAACCTGGGATACCGCATGGTTGTATCGCTACAATAGCGATCGACTGACCATGACCCCTGGCATTGGGATCACGTGGAGCAGCGAGAACCAAAACCAATATTACTATGGCATTAGTAAGAGCGAGTCACAGCGCAGTGGTTTAGATTCCTATGATCCTGAAAGCAGCTGGTCGCCGTACGTTGAGTTGTCTGTTAACTATAAGCTGACAGACAGCTGGAATGTCTTCGGTATGGGGCGCTATGTTCACCTGGCCAATGAAGTCACTAATAGCCCGATGATTGATAAAGAGTGGACGGGTATTTTGATGACAGGCATCACCTACAGTTTCTGA
- a CDS encoding bifunctional helix-turn-helix transcriptional regulator/GNAT family N-acetyltransferase, protein MSQIQLIDEIRAASRLMVRELGFMNSTLAATNYSPSAVHSLLEIENHGALTAAQLVQILGLEKSSVSRMLTRLLAAGELQEVQARHDARVKLLKLTDKGAETVKKINEYGSMRVIKALENLDAAQQKTVAHGLSAYARALENCRDVDMSSSSETIEIITGYVPGMIGRIAEMHGTYYAKHHNFGHFFEGKVASGLAEFAGRLDEPCNQIWLAVSHGRIVGSVAIDGQDLGNNEAHLRWFILDDNCRGTGVGRKLLNQAMAFSDAREFAAVQLWTFSGLNAARRLYESFGFKLLKEWQGDQWGMMMTEQQFTRQKNSSGR, encoded by the coding sequence ATGTCCCAAATCCAGTTAATTGACGAAATCCGAGCGGCTTCCCGACTTATGGTCCGTGAGCTTGGATTTATGAACTCCACACTTGCCGCAACAAACTATTCTCCTTCAGCAGTGCATAGCTTGTTGGAGATTGAGAACCATGGCGCGTTGACCGCGGCACAATTAGTGCAAATCTTGGGGCTGGAAAAGTCCAGCGTCAGCCGGATGCTGACCCGATTACTTGCCGCAGGTGAGTTACAAGAGGTCCAGGCCCGCCATGACGCGCGCGTTAAACTGCTCAAGCTGACGGACAAGGGAGCAGAAACGGTCAAGAAGATAAATGAATACGGTTCGATGCGTGTCATAAAAGCGCTGGAAAATCTGGATGCCGCGCAACAGAAAACAGTGGCTCATGGGTTGTCTGCATATGCTCGCGCGTTAGAAAACTGTCGGGATGTCGATATGTCTTCGTCGTCAGAAACGATAGAAATTATCACAGGTTATGTGCCAGGAATGATTGGACGCATTGCCGAAATGCACGGCACGTATTACGCGAAGCATCATAACTTTGGCCATTTCTTTGAGGGGAAAGTGGCAAGCGGACTGGCTGAATTTGCTGGTCGTCTGGATGAACCGTGCAATCAAATCTGGTTGGCTGTTAGCCATGGCAGGATTGTTGGCTCTGTCGCGATAGATGGTCAGGATTTGGGAAATAATGAAGCCCATTTGCGCTGGTTTATTCTTGACGATAATTGCCGTGGAACGGGAGTGGGCAGAAAGTTGCTCAACCAAGCTATGGCGTTTAGTGATGCGCGCGAATTTGCTGCCGTGCAACTCTGGACGTTCAGCGGTCTGAATGCGGCCAGACGTCTGTATGAATCTTTTGGATTTAAGCTGCTAAAAGAGTGGCAGGGCGACCAGTGGGGAATGATGATGACGGAACAACAGTTCACCAGACAGAAAAATAGCTCTGGGCGCTGA